Proteins from a genomic interval of Lolium perenne isolate Kyuss_39 chromosome 1, Kyuss_2.0, whole genome shotgun sequence:
- the LOC127320441 gene encoding uncharacterized protein, translated as MSLRRLLGISAGVSGRLRRSLSTGATSRPPWVMFEQAAAAGGLRLRSSALIVEPPGFSQLSVPALNVNTSDVPDPDSDVVQILCGKVCSASVDGLVLVTVYDMRAPAPILAKQGAHHVRQMITEIVPEHYPDTTRFLCNPLTGQVARLPDIGDGPTQLLCGPHMGVLTQADRGHGPPDRLAVAELQGNRILRFLSDTGGWELAATAPYQLPLARRVYFERGQHDQEAVAFGGRLWWVDLTWGAISADPFSDRPEPRFVELPRGSVLPARIEAPTGRLLRTVEEGEALRRGGLGRYRRMGVSDGRLRYAEVWNREPFVLSVFTLDDEGSAWTLEHRLVLSRLWADGDHPWLPLLEKTTPQISALDPLNSNVIYLSVGEHILVVDMNREEVIGSSPKDGTSSCVTCVLPPWLDSSRIPAAGKKDDGENKTLADVLVRSGGSHMN; from the exons ATGTCACTAAGGCGCCTTCTTGGCATCTCCGCCGGCGTCTCCGGCCGCCTACGCCGCTCCCTCTCCACGGGCGCCACCTCCCGTCCTCCCTGGGTCATGTTCGAGCAGGCGGCAGCGGCCGGCGGGTTGCGACTGCGCTCGTCCGCGCTCATCGTCGAGCCGCCGGGCTTCTCCCAACTCTCCGTGCCGGCGCTCAACGTCAACACCAGCGACGTCCCCGACCCCGACAGCGACGTCGTGCAGATCCTCTGCGGCAAGGTGTGCTCCGCGAGCGTCGACGGCCTCGTCCTCGTCACCGTCTACGACATGCGCGCCCCGGCCCCCATCCTCGCCAAGCAGGGCGCCCATCACGTCCGCCAGATGATCACGGAGATCGTCCCCGAGCACTACCCAGACACCACGCGCTTCCTCTGCAACCCGCTCACCGGCCAAGTGGCCCGCCTCCCTGACATCGGGGACGGCCCGACGCAGCTCCTGTGCGGCCCTCACATGGGCGTCCTCACCCAAGCCGACCGCGGGCACGGGCCGCCGGACAGGCTCGCCGTGGCGGAGCTGCAGGGGAACAGGATCCTCCGGTTTCTCTCCGACACGGGCGGCTGGGAGCTCGCGGCCACCGCGCCGTACCAACTCCCGCTTGCGCGCCGAGTGTACTTCGAGAGGGGCCAGCACGACCAAGAGGCGGTTGCCTTCGGCGGCCGGCTGTGGTGGGTGGACCTGACCTGGGGTGCCATCTCGGCGGACCCGTTCAGCGACAGGCCGGAGCCCCGGTTCGTGGAGCTACCCAGGGGCAGCGTGCTCCCTGCGCGCATCGAAGCGCCGACCGGGAGGTTGCTTCGTACCGTTGAGGAAGGCGAGGCCTTGCGGAGAGGTGGGCTGGGTAGGTACCGGCGCATGGGGGTCAGCGACGGAAGGCTGCGGTATGCCGAGGTGTGGAATCGGGAGCCGTTCGTGCTCAGCGTCTTCACGctggacgacgagggcagcgcctGGACGCTGGAGCACCGCCTGGTGCTCAGCCGTCTCTGGGCCGACGGAGACCATCCGTGGCTGCCTTTGCTGGAGAAGACCACGCCTCAAATTAGCGCCCTTGACCCACTCAACAGCAATGTCATCTACCTGTCGGTCGGAGAGCACATCCTCGTCGTGGACATGAACAGGGAGGAGGTGATTGGGAGTTCTCCGAAGGACGGCACCAGTTCCTGTGTCACATGCGTGCTTCCACCCTGGCTTGATTCCAGCCGGATCCCTGCTGCAG GCAAGAAGGATGATGGGGAAAACAAGACTTTGGCAGATGTTCTGGTTCGTTCTGGTGGAAGTCACATGAACTGA
- the LOC127320457 gene encoding uncharacterized protein: protein MPLLLRRLAGAVSAPLRRSLCTAASRPPWAMVYSWAALDASAAPSPGARATFDLDAAPYISQISVPAHLADGMDFAAASVRATSSDGLLLLDLAETRHGPRPPPNLPYFVDTAMLHQMAAAGAATELDVTRFVCNPLSGQLFRLPVVPDLGVAKASTAFGLLTQPDGADGPPGRYAVAQLSFRARDNRAVVRRFLSETGEWDDQLPMPCFVPSRMPPLQSFQIHTSHDVLAFGGRLWWFDVTWGAVSVDPFSDRPDIRFLELPQGSLRLDIDIKDKMLLTKRRIMGVSEGKLRYIETRTEKEPFLIRSFALDDEGRCWKLTRESTITMVLPNKAKPHAGHLPWIAAIDPFDANILYFDLGHTVFAMDMAKKKAIKSRSCPERLTALGKCHSSAFYLPCVLPTWLESCYIPSAGPISSKKTNRARKTLADVLVRANRD, encoded by the exons ATGCCGCTCCTGCTCCGACGCCTCGCCGGCGCCGTCTCCGCGCCCCTCCGACGCTCCCTCTGCACGGCCGCCTCGCGCCCTCCCTGGGCCATGGTCTACAGCTGGGCGGCGCTGGACGCGTCAGCGGCGCCGTCGCCGGGCGCGCGCGCGACCTTCGACCTCGACGCCGCCCCGTACATCTCCCAAATCTCCGTCCCCGCCCACCTCGCCGACGGCATGGACTTCGCCGCCGCAAGCGTCCGCGCCACCAGCTccgacggcctcctcctcctcgacctAGCAGAGACCCGCCACGGCCCTCGCCCCCCTCCCAACCTCCCCTACTTCGTGGACACCGCAATGCTACACCAAATGGCCGCGGCTGGCGCCGCCACCGAGCTGGACGTCACGCGCTTCGTCTGCAACCCTCTCAGCGGCCAGCTGTTCCGCCTCCCGGTGGTCCCGGACCTGGGTGTCGCCAAGGCAAGTACGGCTTTCGGCTTGCTCACCCAGCCCGACGGCGCCGACGGCCCGCCTGGTCGATACGCTGTCGCTCAGCTCAGCTTCAGAGCAAGGGACAACCGCGCAGTCGTGCGTCGGTTTCTCTCCGAAACAGGGGAGTGGGACGACCAGCTGCCAATGCCCTGTTTCGTGCCGTCCAGGATGCCCCCTTTGCAGTCATTTCAGATACACACAAGCCACGACGTGCTGGCGTTCGGCGGCCGGCTGTGGTGGTTCGACGTCACCTGGGGCGCCGTCTCCGTGGATCCCTTCAGCGACCGGCCCGACATTCGATTCCTCGAGCTGCCGCAGGGCAGCCTGCGGTTGGACATTGACATCAAGGATAAAATGCTGCTGACCAAGCGCCGGATCATGGGCGTCAGCGAGGGGAAGCTGCGGTACATCGAAACGCGCACTGAAAAGGAGCCGTTCTTGATCAGGTCGTTTGCACTCGACGACGAGGGGCGCTGCTGGAAGCTCACGCGTGAGTCAACGATTACCATGGTCTTGCCCAACAAAGCCAAACCACACGCAGGCCACCTGCCATGGATTGCTGCCATCGATCCCTTCGACGCCAACATTCTCTATTTCGACCTTGGTCACACTGTTTTTGCCATGGACATGGCTAAGAAGAAGGCGATCAAAAGCAGATCTTGTCCAGAAAGGCTCACAGCTCTAGGAAAGTGCCACAGCTCTGCTTTCTATCTGCCGTGCGTGCTCCCAACATGGCTTGAATCATGCTACATTCCTTCTGCAG GACCCATTTCAAGCAAGAAGACCAATCGCGCAAGGAAGACGTTAGCTGACGTATTGGTCCGTGCTAACAGAGACTAG
- the LOC139833950 gene encoding putative ubiquitin-like-specific protease 1B, translated as MVDLRRFLICFNGVLQLYFHVVKDYHWIVCSVNLVHKQYHIFDSLLKADGTSKLQEAANNLFTNFRRLVNESGVAKIDWSVYNLSTPDHPQQKTTFDCGFFCLLYMDHFTGKVVAEFDDKVIPDFRKYIASSLINNRDNAESVEKLMDAELQSK; from the exons ATGGTAGACTTGAGAAGGTTCTTAATTTGTTTCAATGGTGTTCTGCAGCTGTACTTTCATGTTGTCAAAGACTACCACTGGATTGTGTGTTCTGTCAATCTTGTGCACAAGCAGTACCACATTTTTGATTCATTGCTTAAAGCTGATGGTACCAGCAAGTTGCAAGAAGCTGCAAATAATCTG TTCACAAACTTCAGGAGGCTTGTCAATGAGTCAGGTGTAGCAAAGATTGATTGGTCCGTTTACAACTTGTCTACACCTGACCATCCACAACAGAAGACAAC GTTTGATTGTGGATTCTTCTGTCTTCTGTACATGGACCATTTCACAGGGAAGGTGGTGGCAGAGTTTGATGACAAGGTCATTCCAGATTTTCGCAAGTACATAGCATCAAGTCTGATCAACAATAGAGACAACGCAGAGTCTGTTGAGAAGCTTATGGATGCTGAGTTGCAGTCCAAGTAG
- the LOC127320473 gene encoding uncharacterized protein, with protein MLRLLTGGLRRSLSTAASRPPWALIQLTSMDKSGAPAPGASFHLDAPPFLTNLTVPAHFVHPRPLLDPATGKHGSVPGQVCATSAHGFLLLRFWESRFAFSVGGGGGDHRESLVSAMLNLSFTDVDTNPETTRFVCNPLSGELYRLPDIDGTKRTSACNHLGILTQSQNSDAPPDRYAVAEMFTAGGREEEEGLAMRRFLSETGEWEKLVGLPSPLPAAAGRQMDVVTAVVAFGDRLWWVDESWGAVSVDPLSDRPEPRFVELPRGSVLPDLKGMVFMKQLGRYRRMGVSDGKMRYVEVSKDKPYVISAFSLDDGGTSWTLDQEVPFLHIWMDERNQFPPLKEMPVIGAIDPLNANVVYLVCGDQLLGVDMVNKKVTGSSRLAIPRVPILPCVLPAWLESTKIPYTDWSKKTTAKREVSPDADKKNTLRVEVELLK; from the exons ATGCTCCGCCTCCTCACCGGCGGCCTCCGCCGCTCCCTCTCCACGGCCGCCTCGCGCCCGCCGTGGGCCCTCATCCAGCTCACCTCCATGGACAAGTCGGGGGCGCCGGCGCCGGGCGCGTCCTTCCACCTCGACGCGCCCCCGTTCCTCACCAACCTCACCGTCCCCGCCCACTTCGTCCACCCGCGCCCTCTCCTCGACCCCGCCACCGGCAAGCACGGCTCCGTCCCGGGCCAGGTCTGCGCCACCAGCGCCCACGGCTTCCTCCTCCTGCGCTTCTGGGAGTCCCGCTTCGCCTTctccgtcggcggcggcggcggcgaccaccgCGAGTCCCTGGTATCCGCCATGCTCAACCTCTCCTTCACCGACGTGGACACTAACCCGGAGACCACGCGCTTCGTCTGCAACCCGCTAAGCGGCGAGCTTTACCGCCTCCCGGACATCGACGGCACCAAGAGGACCTCCGCCTGCAACCACCTCGGCATCCTCACCCAATCACAAAACAGCGACGCGCCCCCGGACAGGTACGCGGTAGCTGAGATGTTCACCGCCGGAggcagggaggaggaggagggattGGCCATGAGGCGGTTTCTCTCCGAGACCGGGGAGTGGGAGAAGTTGGTGGGCTTGCCGTCCCCTCTGCCGGCTGCGGCGGGGCGGCAGATGGACGTCGTCACCGCCGTGGTGGCCTTCGGCGACCGGCTGTGGTGGGTCGACGAGAGCTGGGGAGCCGTCTCGGTGGACCCGCTCAGCGACCGCCCGGAGCCCCGCTTCGTGGAGCTGCCCAGAGGCAGCGTGCTGCCTGACCTCAAGGGCATGGTCTTCATGAAGCAACTCGGCAGGTACCGGCGCATGGGGGTCAGCGACGGGAAGATGCGGTACGTCGAGGTGTCCAAGGACAAGCCCTACGTGATCAGCGCCTTCTCCCTCGACGACGGGGGCACCTCCTGGACGCTGGACCAGGAGGTGCCATTTCTCCACATCTGGATGGACGAACGCAACCAGTTTCCGCCCTTGAAGGAGATGCCGGTGATTGGGGCCATTGACCCGCTCAACGCCAATGTGGTCTACCTCGTCTGCGGTGACCAGCTTCTCGGCGTGGACATGGTTAACAAGAAGGTTACCGGGAGTTCTCGTCTAGCTATACCCCGTGTCCCCATCCTACCATGTGTGCTCCCGGCATGGCTGGAATCAACCAAGATCCCGTACACAG ATTGGAGCAAGAAGACTACTGCCAAAAGGGAGGTTTCGCCAGATGCAGACAAAAAGAACACTCTACGTGTAGAGGTAGAGCTGTTGAAATGA